A region of Polyangiaceae bacterium DNA encodes the following proteins:
- a CDS encoding SRPBCC family protein: MKYSAFAVRPLLLGALVATTMLVAPQAVAVDPSAVQVRTTAVKGSDMPRITAKAVLSQPPEKVWKVVSDCAKYKGRMARVVSARLVKKEGNKHTCEVTVEMPFPFSNLTAVTEATHEESAEEKLTRRWKLVKGDYKRNTGSWEIKPVDGGKKSEVTYTLHVEPNISLPNAIIEAAQKKALPDMFVKLEQEAAKL, translated from the coding sequence ATGAAATATTCCGCTTTTGCCGTACGCCCTTTGTTGCTCGGTGCACTGGTTGCGACGACGATGCTCGTGGCGCCGCAAGCGGTGGCTGTCGATCCGAGCGCGGTTCAGGTGCGCACGACGGCAGTGAAGGGGAGTGACATGCCGCGAATCACGGCGAAAGCGGTGCTCTCGCAACCGCCCGAGAAAGTGTGGAAGGTCGTGTCCGATTGCGCGAAGTACAAGGGGCGAATGGCTCGCGTCGTTTCCGCGCGGCTCGTGAAAAAAGAAGGCAACAAGCATACGTGCGAAGTGACGGTCGAAATGCCGTTTCCGTTCTCGAATTTGACGGCGGTAACGGAAGCGACGCACGAAGAATCCGCGGAGGAAAAATTGACCCGCCGCTGGAAGCTCGTAAAAGGCGATTACAAGCGCAATACTGGGAGCTGGGAAATCAAACCAGTGGACGGGGGCAAAAAGAGCGAGGTCACCTATACGCTGCACGTCGAGCCAAATATTTCGCTCCCCAATGCCATCATCGAAGCTGCGCAAAAGAAGGCTCTCCCTGATATGTTCGTGAAGCTCGAACAAGAAGCGGCGAAATTGTAA
- a CDS encoding cation-transporting P-type ATPase — protein sequence MTVDDVLGHFRISPAEGLDDVRVEQFRAEFGRNILAGIESRSRIDILADQLFTFPCALLFGAAGLSLMLGDVIEAGAIVLVIGSNIVVGYFSESRAEELLHAWGELRAEWATVVRHGREVRIPAADVVPGDVLVVRAGDAIPADARIVEAHALSVDESMLTGESEPSEKTTIAGSSNAPLAERRAMLYAATIVAAGEGRAIVVATGQNTELGEIERALSRAEERAAPIERQLDILGKRVAMLAVASSVGIMGFGLLRGQPISVLLRSAVALGVAAIPEGFPAVGTTALALASHRLEREGIVIRRLAAAETLGAVSVVCADKTGTLTENRMRVQAVYLPSRGTLRIEWDRSSEANTHARLVDMDGKSVSPSELRDLTRITALNADVTFDESGQISTGSGTERALVEFAMALGYPVSGRRKTMKRLREQRRTPEKAFMLTVHDHPELGRIELIKGAPEQVIALSAGLSDGERRNALAQNDALASRALRVLAFGWRRVDDDANDAIGYSFVGLVGLEDPPRPGVREAMAILARAGITTRMLTGDQQKTALTTGRALGIPEDSIHSRVTPVEKLEVVEKLQAAGCLVAMTGDGVNDGPALKAADVGIAMGKRGTDIARAVADVVLAQDDLPSLVNAIAEGRRLHDNVRRAIHYLAATNTSEVMTMLLGATVGITPLGPLQLLWVNILTDIAPALALAVEPPEADLMQRPPRDPNAPLFTTNDLHNLVRHAALMAVGSLSSYGLGAAFGLGPGGARTMAFLSLVTSQILYTQTCSANSTQSDPALRWAVVGSFGLQAAALGIPGLRTILGIELVNPVALGTSLLIGAMPTWLTRPNCRVHTAPSNDSIITIVRREVSDPEIEEHCL from the coding sequence ATGACCGTCGACGATGTTCTCGGGCATTTTCGGATTTCTCCGGCCGAGGGTCTCGATGATGTCAGGGTCGAGCAATTTCGGGCCGAGTTTGGTCGGAACATACTCGCGGGCATCGAATCGCGTTCGCGTATTGATATTTTAGCGGATCAACTTTTTACCTTCCCATGTGCGTTACTTTTCGGGGCGGCCGGTTTGTCGCTCATGCTTGGAGACGTCATCGAGGCTGGAGCCATCGTTTTGGTCATAGGATCCAACATTGTGGTGGGCTATTTTTCCGAATCACGCGCAGAGGAGTTGCTGCACGCTTGGGGCGAGCTTCGAGCAGAATGGGCCACTGTGGTGCGTCATGGGCGCGAGGTGCGCATTCCCGCCGCGGATGTCGTTCCTGGCGATGTGCTCGTCGTGCGCGCGGGAGACGCAATACCTGCCGATGCGCGCATTGTGGAAGCGCACGCGCTATCCGTCGACGAGAGTATGCTCACGGGCGAAAGCGAACCTTCAGAAAAAACCACGATTGCCGGGTCTTCGAATGCGCCGCTTGCCGAAAGGCGCGCGATGCTTTACGCGGCCACGATTGTCGCTGCAGGCGAAGGCCGGGCCATCGTCGTTGCGACCGGACAGAATACCGAGCTTGGTGAAATTGAACGCGCGCTGAGCCGCGCGGAAGAGCGCGCAGCGCCCATTGAACGACAGCTCGACATCCTGGGCAAACGCGTGGCCATGTTGGCGGTCGCAAGCTCCGTCGGCATCATGGGTTTTGGTCTTTTACGCGGACAGCCCATTTCCGTTTTGCTTCGAAGCGCCGTGGCGCTCGGAGTTGCTGCGATTCCCGAGGGTTTTCCGGCCGTAGGCACGACGGCCCTTGCGCTCGCGAGCCATCGACTCGAACGAGAAGGAATCGTCATTCGCCGCCTCGCAGCGGCCGAAACGCTTGGCGCCGTGAGCGTCGTATGCGCTGACAAGACCGGCACATTGACGGAAAACCGCATGCGCGTCCAGGCCGTGTATCTCCCATCCCGAGGGACATTGCGTATCGAATGGGATCGATCGTCCGAAGCGAATACGCACGCGCGGCTCGTCGATATGGATGGGAAGTCGGTTTCGCCTTCGGAATTGCGTGACCTCACGAGGATCACGGCGCTCAATGCGGACGTCACGTTCGACGAATCCGGGCAGATTTCGACGGGCAGCGGTACCGAACGAGCGTTGGTCGAATTTGCAATGGCGTTGGGATATCCGGTGAGTGGGCGCCGTAAAACCATGAAACGCCTCCGAGAACAGCGGCGCACGCCCGAGAAGGCTTTCATGCTGACGGTGCACGATCATCCCGAGCTCGGCCGAATCGAATTGATCAAGGGCGCACCCGAGCAGGTCATTGCATTGTCCGCGGGCCTTTCCGACGGCGAACGTCGGAATGCACTCGCGCAAAACGATGCTCTCGCGTCACGTGCTTTGCGCGTGCTCGCATTTGGCTGGCGCCGAGTCGATGACGACGCGAACGATGCAATCGGATATTCCTTCGTTGGCCTCGTGGGACTCGAAGATCCGCCCCGTCCGGGCGTGCGTGAAGCCATGGCCATTCTTGCTCGAGCAGGCATTACCACGCGAATGCTCACGGGCGATCAGCAGAAAACCGCGCTTACCACCGGACGCGCGCTCGGCATTCCAGAAGACAGCATTCACAGCCGCGTGACCCCCGTGGAAAAGCTCGAAGTTGTCGAGAAGTTGCAAGCAGCGGGATGCCTCGTCGCGATGACGGGTGATGGAGTCAACGATGGCCCAGCCCTCAAAGCCGCAGATGTGGGCATTGCAATGGGCAAGCGAGGAACGGACATTGCGCGGGCAGTCGCGGACGTCGTGCTTGCTCAGGACGACCTTCCATCGCTCGTCAATGCAATTGCCGAGGGCCGTCGCCTGCACGACAACGTGCGTCGTGCCATTCATTATTTGGCCGCGACGAACACCAGCGAAGTCATGACCATGCTCCTCGGCGCAACCGTGGGCATCACGCCTCTGGGGCCACTTCAACTTTTATGGGTGAACATATTGACGGACATCGCTCCCGCATTGGCATTGGCCGTCGAACCGCCGGAGGCCGACCTGATGCAGCGTCCTCCGCGGGATCCAAATGCTCCGCTTTTTACGACGAATGATCTGCATAACCTCGTCCGGCACGCGGCGCTCATGGCCGTTGGCTCATTATCGTCGTATGGCCTGGGCGCCGCGTTCGGACTGGGCCCTGGGGGCGCTCGAACGATGGCGTTTCTCTCGCTCGTCACGTCGCAAATTCTTTATACGCAAACGTGTAGTGCCAATTCCACGCAA